DNA from Pirellulaceae bacterium:
CAGCGACAGTCTGGCCTGCGAGTCTGCTGTCAGCCGATACTCTTCTTTCGCCGTTGGCTCCTGGTTGGCTCTACTTTGCACACTGCGACACAGACGGTGGTTATCCAGTATCTGCCACTGAATTATTTGCTGGGAGCTATTTACTACTTCCAAGTGTTGTTCCGAATGGAACCTGACGACTTGGACCTGTCGCAGATCGTTACGCAGATCCAATGACAGTCTGGCTAAATCAGCAGTGTGCTGCTGCCGCGCGGTTGCCGATTCCGATAACTGAAACCCCGACCGCATCATTTGCGCGACCACCAGGAACAGTGCGCTGCTGACCGAAATGAACACCAACGTTTCGATGAGCGTAAAACCAAATCGCATGCATACTCCTGAATGGGCTTTCACGGCTGCGGCTCCGGATTGACTGAAGTTGTGGTGTCGCCTGCTGGCGAAGCAGTATTTATGGCATCCTCTGCGAGCGCATGTGCTATGGCATCGCCGCCTGGCGGAATTGCCGTAGAAGTAATCCAGCCAATCATTTCCAGTGGTTTGCTAGATCCCATTCGCTGCCAGTTAATGGTCAGTCGTAACCGTTGGCCCAATTCATCGCCAATCAATTCCGCTGTCATCGTTGCCGCAGGTAGAACCTCAGCGATCTCGCCACTAACGGCGATCGAACCTATTTCAACGGCTCTTTGAGTGGGATCCAGGTCCAGCAGTCGATCCATCTGATTGCACAGTTCGTCTGTGGCGAGTTGGCAATTACGCGTGTCGCCCCACAGTCGCATAAGCCGGCCGTGAGCTTGAGTGATTACAGAGATGATTACGGCCAGGATAGTCGCGGCAACCAGCGCCTCGACTAGCAGCGAGCCATGCCGACCAAGCGGAAGCACTCTGCGACGATGGCCTAATTGAGCGGTATGTTCAGTCATGGATGCCTCATTAAGCGAGCGAATGGACGAGCCCGTTCAAAACCGAGAACATGGCGATGCAGAACCACAATACAACCAGGCCGAACAGGCAGGTTACCAAGACTTGGGCGGCGACACACAGCAAACGATCGCGCCGCTGGACGTCACCCGGAATCCGTTCGGCCAACTGCTGAAGCAACCAGCCTTGTTGAACGCTTGAGTCAAGCAACTTCAGAGAATTCTCCTGATCGCGAGTAATTAAGCCGGCGCTACGCAGGCTGCGGGGCAAGCCTTCGCGTAACTCAATTTCATTGCGTGCTACCAGCAGTCTGTGACGGAGCATTGGATCAAAGTGATAGCGTGCCAGCGTCGCTAATGCTCCATCTGCTGGCCGACCGGCCTGCATCGAACAGCCCAGTAGTTCCAAAACCTGAGCCGATCGAAGTCTGCGCAGTCTTTCTGAGAAAAAAGACCCTAGTCTTCGACGAAACCAGCGGGCTAGACCGAATCGACTGGACAAGCCCCACATGAGAATTGCCGACAACAAACCCACAGGCAAAAACATTATTAGATTGTGGGGCCAAGTGTGAGATAATGAGAGGAATACTCGCGGTGGCTCCATCCCAAACTCGGAGTATATCTTCAAAAAATTAGGAGCAATTAACGCGCAGATGAACGTTCCCAGCCCGATGAGGATTAAAAGCAGTACGAAAAAATGTCGCCAGCTCGGGGTATTCGCGGCGTCCCTTTGGCAAGTCAGTCGACGAGTTGCTTGTTGGCGCAAATGTTGGAGCGTCTGGGGCAAAGTGCCTGACTGTGACGCCAAACGAATGGCCAACATAGTATCGTCGCTGAGCACATCCGGGGTCTGCTCCAATGCGTCGGGCAACGACAATCCTGATTTGAGTCGCTTGGACAACAAATGCACGCGCCGCCCATGGACTCCTGTTTCCTCCTGGGAATACAGCTCGACGATTTCACCCAGTAAAAATGGCTGTGGCGATGTAGACGAAGGCTGATGAGCGTATTCAAGCAGCCTCAGTAAGCTACCTTGCGCGGCTGGGATAGAATTCGCACGCCACAGCCGGTTGACTCGCCACCACGAGCGATCTGCCCAAGTTGAGATCCGATTAATCAGTGGCGTGCCGAGCATACTATCCCAGTTCCGTAATAAGGTTGAGAAGCGGCAAAAAAACGGCCAAAACTACAAGCAGAACAAGAACGCCCAGTAGAATAATCAACAGTGGCCCAATAACGGCAACCATTTTTCCAGGACGCGGTAGCCAGCGGTCGCGATACAGTTGCCCAAGGCAGCGGAACAATTCAACTTGACTGGCTGTCGGCAAGGCGAGACCGCGTATCAGCAGTTGGGGGAGTACCCTGGAAGAACCGCTGTTGCCGATAGGCTTGCCCGATTCAACTTCTTCCGCAGCGCTGAGCACAGCCTGTCGAATTACAGGATGCGAGCAACCGCGAGCGACCAGCCTGAGCGACTCTGCTGCCGCGAATCCCAACGCAAGCAGTTCAGCAAAGTTTTGCGTCAAGATGGCCATGGCTTTGACGTTTTGATACCGTCCAGCAGTCAACCACGGAGTCAGTCGATGCGTAAGTCCATAATTTCGCCACAACTTGACTACGAAGACGGTAGGTATGGCGCACAGCCCTGCAGCCATGAGAGTGCTACCGAATTCACTAAATATCCATTTATTCAGCCCCAAGAGCACCTTTGTCGAGTATGGCAACCGTGAGCCAAAATCATTGAACATACTTTCGTAGATAGGCACTATCAGCACCGATGCCAGCAACAGAACCGCCAGCAGCAATAACGAGACGACAGCGGGATATAGCCACATTGACCACGGAGATTGCTGAGCATCCAATTGATCAACGACTCTTACCAAATCCTCATGGCTATTAGCAGTGAACTGGATCGGATGAACCACGAGGTGCATCACCGCTGCTGTACTGGGATCGCTAGCCAATAACGCGACGTCGGTCACCGTGCTGAGCTTCTTAGAGACAATTCGCAAACGGTTTGCAATGCGTCGGTCGCCTACTTCGTCGGCAAGCGCCGCGAACAGACCGGACCATTCAGGTAGGTGTTGTAAAGCTCTGGTCGTGTGCTGGACTGGATTCATCGGCCGCTTCCATATCCGTCGATCAGCATCTGCAATGTCGCCGCCAGCGGTTGAAACAGCATTAATCCCGCAATCAATGCCATGCCACCTCCTACGACCAAATGCACTGCAAATGGTAGGCGATTGGCCGATTTTAGGTTTGCTCGCGCACCAATCCATCCATACAACTGCTCGGTCCAACGGAAGACACTACTGTCGGCTGTCATTGCCGAATATTGCTGGCTCCAGTCCAGCAACGGCGCATCAGTCGCGTCAACCGTGTTAGCGCTGGGCGCCGAAGTTGAAGAGTCAATTTGTTGGCGTTGCTGGACCTGCTCCAACTCTGCATCCCAGGCCAGTAGTCTTGCCAGCCGGGCACGATCGAGGGCTTGTGACGTACAGGCGGTTAGCTTTGTGCGAGTCGCCACCGACTGCGAACGCTGCATGCGCCAGGCGAAGAGGCCTGCCAGCACCAACAGGACTGCAATCAACCACCACGGGTGAGACCCTACAACAAACAGCAGTCGCATGATGCCGTCAGGTTGCACATCGGCCTGTTGTGCCAGCCGCTGCATGCGCGGAATGGATACGGAAGCCACCACGCCCCAGCAGACGCAACCCAACAGACAATAGATGGTTGTGTAGAAATAGGATAATTCCAAACTGGCAGTCGAAGTGCGTTTTAGTTTTGTGTATGCGATCAACAGCTCTAGCGACTCGATCGACTGGCCGCCGCTGATCCACCGTCGCCAAATATCAAAGTACAGCGGGCGTAGGGCAGGCAAAGAGGCCAAAGAGGCGTCGGGCGTCAGGCCGCGCTGAGCATCCGCTAGCACACGCTTGACAATCACCTGCAATCGCTGCCTGAAACTATGCACGGATTCATTTGCTAATATCGTGGTGCCCGCCTGCGGGTCGGAGATGTCGGATTCAGGGGTCAGCGAAACCGAATTGTGCATTACGGGATTAAGCAGCAGTTCTTCGATAGGAAAGCCTGCCAACTGTAAAGCTTCAAGCTGCTGATGAAAGCGTTCAATGGGAGCGATCATCTCCGCCTCGCAGTTGGCGAAATGTCTCTACCAGTGCCCAATCGACATTCGTTCCGGCATACGCTGAGTACTCGAGAGCCTGGCGCTGAACCTGCTCACTAGTGGGAGCCGATAGCTCGTCTCGGTAGCCAGCTAAAACCCAGAACAAGCCTAAGATACTCACCCATAATCCCGCCATACAGATTCCAAAATTTCGCAGCTTCGTTAGCTCAGCACGTCGCACATCGATATCGCGGGCCGCTTCAACGACGCGTGGTCGCAGATCATCAGAGGGAACCACAAAGTCTTTTGCACTGGAGACCAACCGCTCCAGGTCAGCGAAATCCTCGGCGATCCACAGGCTAGGAGGTAAATTATTCATGCGCTACCTCCTGGCTGTGCGAACGCAGGTAGACCGCCAGTTTTTCGAGCGCGTATCGATAGCGACTAGCGACGGTCGCAGGTGGAACCTCCAAGACATCAGCAATTTGCTGAAAAGTCAGCTCTTCCCAAATCTTCAATACCACGATCTCACTTTGCTGAGTGGGCAACTGTCGTAGAGCAGTCCAAATAGCACGATACGTTTCGGCCAGCTCCACCTCATCAACTCGGCAATAGGTGACTAAAGGTTGGCTGGCATCCAACGGAGCCGAAGCCTGTTTGTTTCTCAGAATCAGCAAAGCGCTATTGCGCATCATCCGCAATAGATAATGCCACGGTTGCTGGGCCTGGCAAATCAATTGTGGTCTCTGCGCTACCCGGACCAAGGTCGCTTGCAGAGCATCCTCGGCATCGTGTTGGTTGCGAGTAATCGCCACAGCCAAGCGCACAAGTCGCTGGGCCGTCAAATCGAATAGGCCACCCAAAGCCGCCCCACCACTCTCCTCGATCCGCTGTGCACACTGGCGCACGCGGTCCGAAAAGCGATCAAGTGGTTCAGGGATATTGGACATAATCGACAAGAAATCCTGAAGGTAAGCGGACTGCCTATTAGGATGCGCGCCGCCAGCCGATTTGTCTAACGAAATCCGAATAATCAGACAGATAGGTCGATTGTTTGGAAAACACGCACCTACATGTTCACCATTCCCAATCCTTCCAGGCGCTAACGCTATCCCCAATTGAGAAAATCTCGTTCAACCTCCACAAACAAATTGGGGTGTGCGACGCCAATTGCCCACCACCATAGGTGACCAACCATCGGAACCCACGCTGCGTGATCAAACATCCACCGGCCAACCACACCCGACACTGGTTGCTGGGCCGGCGGTCGCGGGTTTTTGGTGGTGTGAAGATTAGCGGTATAATGTGAGCTTGTTAGATGTTCCGTCGCGACTTTGTCCCACCCCGCTAACCTCTACGAAACTGCGTATTGAGTGAACTATTACACGTTGGGGGTGATGGGAACTCGTGGTTCCTTGGTTAGCCCAAAGGTCAATTGCTCGTACCACGTATCTTCGGATTCGACCAACTTGCAGATTTTCTTCCAGATTTCGACCGGCGGTCCGAACTCGCGCCAGTCGATCGTTAGCACGCGGACACCACGACGGCGCATTTCGCCAAGCAGCTTTTGATAGTTGTCGTACAGCTGCTGGAGATAGTCCAGAGGTACACCAGACTCCTGCGAGCGACCGCGCGTGTGCATGCGATCGTAGCACTCTTCGGGCGAGACGTCTAAATAGACAAATATATCTGGAGGCATCACATCGCGGCTCATGTTGCGGTATACGTCCACGTACAGTTGGTACTCTTCGGGCGTCATAAAGCCGCGTTCCATGGCGGTGGTGGCGAACACGGTATCGCCATAGATCGGACGATCCTGGATAACGATAATCCCCTGATCACCCCACGCCTGCTCGACGGCCAAGCGATGCTGTTCGTAACGCTGGCAGAGCATGAACATCTGCATGGCAAAGCCACCACCCGTATTATTGCCGGTGGTTAGGTCTTGGTAGTAGCGCTGCAAAAAATGATTGAACTTGGGGTGATGCGTGGGCTCTTCCATAACCCGCGTTGGTCGCCCCGCAGCCATGGCCGCCGAAGCGATGGCGTGGCAGGCGTTCGTCTTGCCCGCTCCGATGTTGGCGTCGATCGCAATGAACAGTCCGCGCTGCTTGGGCTTGCCCAACGTCATACAATACCTTCCTATGGTCCTGGGCCGAGAGAGTGGGATAATTGTTTCAGCGCAGGCTGCGTGTTGCGAACTGCGTTGTTGCCGTGCATGAAAAGACTCCGCACGGCGCATGGTAAAAGGTAGCGTTCCAATAGCTTCTTTTCAACCATCCACTGTAATGCTTTCTGGGGCAGGGCAGAATCCTGGTCAAAGTGATTTCCGATTATCTCGTTGAGGCAAACGCCGGGGGGGTGGCACCGGGGTTAACCGACCTCAGCACGGCCTGTGCAATCGGCATCCTGGCAACAGTCATCATATCTTGCCGAGGCCCATCGAATCCATGGATAGGGCGACGAACCAATGGTGGTTAATGTCGCCAAAATGGTGGGCAAACTAGTTGTCAACCGTCTAGCGTCGCGAGCTACCAATGTGCTGTCGACATAATGGCCTTAGCGGATCACTTGTTGGATTGCACCACTTGAGGCGTCGCAGACAGTTCAAATCGTAATTGGCCACCGCCAGCGATCTGGCTGTGTCGAAGCTGCGTGCCGGAGATGGTCTGCCCGTTGAGCGTGACTTTCCGAATATACATCGCATCTGGAGAATCGCGATCGACGATGATTTCCAGCGGACGGGAGCCGACCGACAAGTCGGCACGCGACCATAGCGGACTGGACAATTCGTAGCGATCTGTACCGGCAATGGGATACAGCCCTAGTGAACTCAGCACATACCACGCCGACAATGTGCCGCCGTCGTCATTGCCGTCTAGTCCATTTGGACCCACGCCATATTTGTGCTCGAGCACCCAGCGTACCCATTTCTGAGT
Protein-coding regions in this window:
- a CDS encoding type II secretion system F family protein, whose amino-acid sequence is MNPVQHTTRALQHLPEWSGLFAALADEVGDRRIANRLRIVSKKLSTVTDVALLASDPSTAAVMHLVVHPIQFTANSHEDLVRVVDQLDAQQSPWSMWLYPAVVSLLLLAVLLLASVLIVPIYESMFNDFGSRLPYSTKVLLGLNKWIFSEFGSTLMAAGLCAIPTVFVVKLWRNYGLTHRLTPWLTAGRYQNVKAMAILTQNFAELLALGFAAAESLRLVARGCSHPVIRQAVLSAAEEVESGKPIGNSGSSRVLPQLLIRGLALPTASQVELFRCLGQLYRDRWLPRPGKMVAVIGPLLIILLGVLVLLVVLAVFLPLLNLITELG
- a CDS encoding sigma-70 family RNA polymerase sigma factor encodes the protein MSNIPEPLDRFSDRVRQCAQRIEESGGAALGGLFDLTAQRLVRLAVAITRNQHDAEDALQATLVRVAQRPQLICQAQQPWHYLLRMMRNSALLILRNKQASAPLDASQPLVTYCRVDEVELAETYRAIWTALRQLPTQQSEIVVLKIWEELTFQQIADVLEVPPATVASRYRYALEKLAVYLRSHSQEVAHE
- a CDS encoding deoxynucleoside kinase, giving the protein MTLGKPKQRGLFIAIDANIGAGKTNACHAIASAAMAAGRPTRVMEEPTHHPKFNHFLQRYYQDLTTGNNTGGGFAMQMFMLCQRYEQHRLAVEQAWGDQGIIVIQDRPIYGDTVFATTAMERGFMTPEEYQLYVDVYRNMSRDVMPPDIFVYLDVSPEECYDRMHTRGRSQESGVPLDYLQQLYDNYQKLLGEMRRRGVRVLTIDWREFGPPVEIWKKICKLVESEDTWYEQLTFGLTKEPRVPITPNV
- a CDS encoding type II secretion system F family protein → MLGTPLINRISTWADRSWWRVNRLWRANSIPAAQGSLLRLLEYAHQPSSTSPQPFLLGEIVELYSQEETGVHGRRVHLLSKRLKSGLSLPDALEQTPDVLSDDTMLAIRLASQSGTLPQTLQHLRQQATRRLTCQRDAANTPSWRHFFVLLLILIGLGTFICALIAPNFLKIYSEFGMEPPRVFLSLSHTWPHNLIMFLPVGLLSAILMWGLSSRFGLARWFRRRLGSFFSERLRRLRSAQVLELLGCSMQAGRPADGALATLARYHFDPMLRHRLLVARNEIELREGLPRSLRSAGLITRDQENSLKLLDSSVQQGWLLQQLAERIPGDVQRRDRLLCVAAQVLVTCLFGLVVLWFCIAMFSVLNGLVHSLA